The proteins below come from a single Mesobacillus jeotgali genomic window:
- a CDS encoding 3D domain-containing protein: MNILKMWARRSAMAVLFFAAITSTFYSISGVEASTVSTYVFDSAGIQQEENSSIDHKKKSIGLAFKFLKKISDFTTKISSSEKVAGTQPTLEESLNWSQYPTKKIVATGYTAGIESTGKNPGHPGYGITYSGVKVKRDLYSTVAADLNVFPIGTILFIPGYGFGVVADKGGAIKGNKVDLYYDTVKDVYEQWGKKTLNVYVIEMGNGKLTEADLKALNENESMQVFRQQYTGGKKS, from the coding sequence ATGAATATTTTAAAAATGTGGGCAAGACGCTCAGCAATGGCGGTTTTATTTTTTGCTGCTATAACTTCTACGTTTTATTCGATTTCGGGAGTTGAAGCTTCTACTGTTTCTACATACGTTTTTGATAGTGCAGGAATTCAACAAGAGGAAAACTCAAGTATAGATCATAAAAAGAAATCCATAGGACTCGCTTTTAAGTTTTTGAAAAAAATATCTGATTTTACAACTAAAATTTCTTCTAGTGAAAAGGTAGCCGGAACGCAGCCCACACTTGAGGAGTCATTGAACTGGTCACAATACCCGACCAAGAAAATCGTCGCAACAGGGTATACAGCAGGGATTGAATCCACTGGGAAAAATCCTGGCCACCCAGGGTATGGAATTACTTATTCTGGTGTAAAAGTGAAGCGTGACCTGTATTCAACTGTCGCGGCTGATCTAAACGTATTCCCGATTGGGACAATCCTGTTTATCCCGGGATACGGATTCGGTGTGGTAGCCGATAAAGGCGGCGCAATCAAGGGGAATAAGGTAGACCTTTATTATGATACGGTAAAGGATGTATACGAGCAGTGGGGCAAGAAGACATTGAATGTATATGTCATTGAGATGGGCAATGGTAAGCTTACAGAAGCCGATTTAAAGGCCCTTAACGAGAATGAATCTATGCAGGTTTTCCGCCAGCAATACACAGGCGGTAAAAAATCATAA
- a CDS encoding YuiB family protein, with the protein MMTVVTLIISMLLFFVLFFGIGFLLNMLLRMSWIMAVVYPLIAIFIIDKYPFIDYFRNSGEAFSDLGQRLTQLAMADVLILSSGLAGAILAGIVIRLLRKKGYQMF; encoded by the coding sequence ATGATGACAGTTGTCACACTGATCATTTCGATGTTATTGTTTTTTGTCCTGTTCTTCGGGATTGGCTTTTTATTGAATATGCTGCTGAGGATGTCATGGATCATGGCGGTAGTTTATCCATTAATTGCGATTTTCATTATTGATAAGTATCCGTTTATCGACTACTTCAGGAATAGCGGTGAAGCCTTCAGTGATCTCGGACAGCGGCTTACACAATTGGCAATGGCCGACGTATTGATTTTAAGCAGCGGTTTGGCAGGTGCCATTTTAGCTGGTATAGTCATAAGGCTTTTGCGAAAAAAAGGATATCAAATGTTCTGA
- a CDS encoding YuiA family protein has product MNMHTHDSKECPYCSGKGYFQLLLGGSETCTCCSGSGKSKK; this is encoded by the coding sequence ATGAACATGCACACACACGATTCTAAGGAATGTCCATACTGCTCTGGTAAAGGCTACTTCCAACTGTTGCTTGGCGGTTCAGAAACATGCACATGCTGCAGCGGATCCGGAAAATCAAAAAAATAA